The Myxococcus fulvus genome has a window encoding:
- a CDS encoding endonuclease/exonuclease/phosphatase family protein, translating to MELTLVSYNIHSGIGTDGRFDLGRVGEVLREVGADIVALQEVGDFRGRTSRDDQPEHLADMLGMHMAFGPNVVRNGRRYGNAILTRLPILHSKNYDLSVRRREPRGALRCDLDIGAGQQLHVFSLHLGLRVSERRRQEALLLGSDILRDAVRKDPAVVCGDFNYWGNGAVPSLVRQAIHDAALELGTPARTYPTRWPMLRLDRIYVDSGVRPLRIFPHRTELSRVASDHLPLVLRFQAPIVSTSTSDSHPVQLIG from the coding sequence GTGGAGCTGACGCTCGTCTCGTACAACATCCACAGCGGCATCGGGACGGACGGCCGGTTCGACCTGGGCCGCGTGGGTGAGGTTCTGCGCGAGGTGGGCGCGGACATTGTCGCCCTGCAGGAGGTGGGCGACTTCCGCGGCCGCACCTCGCGCGACGACCAGCCCGAGCATTTGGCGGACATGCTCGGCATGCACATGGCCTTCGGCCCCAACGTCGTGCGCAACGGCCGCCGCTACGGCAACGCCATCCTCACCCGGCTGCCCATCCTCCACTCGAAGAACTACGACTTGAGCGTGAGGCGGCGCGAGCCTCGGGGCGCGCTGCGGTGCGACCTGGACATCGGCGCGGGGCAGCAGCTCCACGTGTTCTCGCTCCACCTGGGGCTGCGGGTGTCGGAGCGGCGACGGCAGGAGGCGCTGCTCTTGGGCTCGGACATCCTGAGGGACGCGGTGCGCAAGGACCCGGCCGTGGTGTGCGGGGACTTCAACTACTGGGGTAACGGCGCGGTGCCCTCGCTGGTGCGCCAGGCCATCCACGACGCCGCGCTGGAGCTGGGCACCCCGGCGCGCACCTACCCCACGCGTTGGCCCATGCTGCGGTTGGACCGCATCTACGTGGACTCGGGTGTCCGGCCGCTTCGAATCTTTCCCCACCGCACCGAGCTCAGCCGGGTGGCCTCGGACCATCTTCCCCTCGTATTGCGCTTCCAGGCGCCCATCGTCTCGACGAGCACGTCCGACTCTCATCCGGTGCAGCTCATCGGGTAG